In Vagococcus hydrophili, one DNA window encodes the following:
- the folB gene encoding dihydroneopterin aldolase: MGKIRINNLKFFTKNGVLKEERVLGQQLEVDVELTMDITKAGKTDDVADTVSYAEVNDQIALRLQRDSFDLIEAVASAILDDIEEVHGEKLQKAMVRIRKYSVPMPGIFDNIEIEMEREMNGK; this comes from the coding sequence ATGGGAAAAATTCGTATTAACAATCTTAAGTTTTTTACAAAGAACGGTGTGTTAAAAGAAGAACGCGTTTTAGGTCAACAATTAGAAGTTGATGTTGAATTAACAATGGATATTACAAAAGCGGGTAAAACTGATGATGTCGCAGACACTGTTAGTTATGCAGAAGTCAATGATCAAATTGCCTTAAGACTGCAAAGAGACTCCTTTGATTTAATAGAAGCAGTAGCATCCGCTATTTTAGATGATATAGAAGAAGTTCACGGTGAAAAATTACAAAAAGCAATGGTACGCATTAGAAAATACAGTGTGCCAATGCCAGGGATTTTCGATAATATCGAAATTGAAATGGAAAGAGAGATGAATGGCAAATGA
- a CDS encoding LysR family transcriptional regulator has translation MDIKHLEYFTTIVENNFNLSQSAKILLISQPGLTKFIKEFEEKEGVELFIRSKGRLVSLTPIGKEFYENALNVLEQYNQLMKGLRINKTEIKGKIKVGIPPVILTVLFKKAIPQFIIENPSIQLEIIEAGAYELQKMLLLQEIDIAFLIDPITTSNIQSKTVVENEVVVVFNKQHNFAKSQAPIPYKNLASERIILLNDTFMIHHQIKKNFQVAGVTPHIFFESGAWDLLASMCESLNIITLLPAPIIPHYSQDTLMCRSIEPPLHWIVKICRLENIHQNHLTEFVEDFFIQIFSKENIF, from the coding sequence ATGGATATTAAGCATCTCGAATATTTTACAACCATTGTTGAAAATAATTTTAATCTCTCTCAATCTGCAAAAATTTTATTAATTTCTCAACCAGGTTTAACCAAATTCATCAAAGAATTTGAAGAAAAAGAAGGTGTAGAATTATTTATCCGCTCCAAAGGAAGATTAGTTAGTTTAACACCGATTGGTAAAGAATTTTATGAAAACGCATTAAACGTTTTAGAACAATATAATCAATTAATGAAAGGTTTACGAATCAATAAAACAGAGATTAAAGGCAAAATTAAAGTTGGCATTCCACCAGTTATCTTAACTGTTCTTTTTAAAAAAGCCATCCCTCAATTTATTATTGAAAACCCTAGTATTCAACTTGAAATTATTGAAGCTGGTGCCTATGAATTACAAAAAATGCTTCTACTTCAAGAAATTGATATCGCCTTTTTAATTGATCCAATCACAACATCTAACATTCAAAGTAAAACGGTTGTTGAAAATGAGGTTGTCGTTGTTTTTAATAAACAGCATAATTTTGCTAAAAGCCAAGCTCCAATTCCTTATAAAAATTTAGCTAGTGAACGAATTATTCTTTTAAATGATACGTTTATGATTCATCATCAAATCAAAAAGAATTTCCAAGTAGCAGGGGTAACCCCACATATCTTTTTTGAATCTGGCGCATGGGATTTGCTTGCGAGCATGTGTGAATCACTTAACATTATCACCTTGTTACCAGCACCTATCATCCCTCATTACTCACAAGATACCTTGATGTGTCGCTCTATTGAGCCACCACTTCACTGGATTGTTAAAATATGTCGTTTAGAAAACATTCATCAAAATCATTTAACTGAATTTGTTGAAGATTTCTTTATTCAAATTTTTTCAAAAGAAAATATTTTTTAA
- a CDS encoding endo-beta-N-acetylglucosaminidase gives MKKSEIGKASVAVLLATTTLALTGCQSGESAKNDIKFAETEKSKIDKGMDNQPESSYWFPEDLLKWDAKKDLDAKYNTSTIPLAKRVDKKELPKSNKTQNDEMKVAALSIMNSSTSGNAPRGINNFDANVFSNWQYIDQLVYWGGSSGEGIIVPPSPDVIDVAHKNGVPVLGTIFFPQTAHGGKLEWLDTFLKKDNDNEFPIVDKMIEVADYYGFDGWFINQETDTEVTSFDDVKDGKEKTEKKSDEKGLSKEHADLMQELIAEFKTKSDDKQEIMWYDSMTSDGKMDWQNALTDQNKAYMVDADLNPLADSMFLNFWWNTDKLAEKELLKASNEKAKDLKVNPYDLYAGIDVQENGYMTPVKWDLFTDSKGTPLTSLGLYVPTWTHESSSNPDEFQEKESMFWVNGQGDSSKSELPKGEEWPGISTFSVEQTAITELPFVTNFNLGNGFNYFINGEKVSSREWNNRSMQDIMPTYRWQFEHNKNNKLDVTMDYADAFNGGNALKLRGNMAKGQPSQMKLYESKVKLGKDLKVTTTAKANVKTDVNLVLTYDNKKTETFKADKAIGEEWTTVSYDVKKAAGKTVTGIGYEITAQEKSDTFELKLGQLSMLPEIKKEELSVDDLTIEEAIFDEEESNFAGVRLYWKESKEDSLSHYEIYRVNEDKTRSFLGATPSSNFYINALERQKDVTKTKFEVVPVDVAGERGKASKAVTMDWPDNTVPKANFSASRTLIAPGEKVTFTDKSSSNTDSIKWEFEGGDIKGSTDKEPVVTYAKEGTYSVKMVAKNKSGETPLEMEKLITVSNDAKGDLALLSKGAKTEASSFVNDGEAPQFAVDGKMDTKWCATGNPPHALTVDLGSVKTISEVHIGHAEAGGEGPDMNTRAYSIEVSEDGKEFKQVTRVINNEKGETVDTFAATKAQFVRFTADKPTQGADSAVRIYDFGVYGLK, from the coding sequence ATGAAGAAAAGTGAAATTGGTAAGGCGTCGGTAGCAGTCTTACTAGCAACAACAACGTTAGCTTTAACAGGTTGTCAGTCAGGGGAATCAGCAAAAAATGACATCAAATTTGCTGAGACGGAAAAAAGTAAAATTGATAAGGGAATGGATAACCAACCCGAATCATCTTATTGGTTCCCAGAGGATTTGCTTAAATGGGATGCAAAAAAAGATTTAGATGCCAAATATAACACAAGTACGATTCCATTGGCTAAGAGAGTCGACAAAAAAGAACTACCAAAGTCTAATAAAACCCAAAATGATGAGATGAAAGTTGCCGCTTTATCTATCATGAATAGTAGTACTAGTGGCAATGCACCACGAGGAATAAATAACTTTGATGCCAATGTCTTTTCAAATTGGCAATACATTGACCAATTAGTTTATTGGGGCGGCTCTTCTGGTGAAGGGATTATCGTGCCACCAAGTCCGGATGTGATTGATGTAGCTCATAAAAACGGTGTGCCAGTTCTAGGAACAATTTTTTTCCCGCAAACAGCTCATGGCGGAAAATTGGAATGGTTGGATACATTCCTAAAAAAAGACAACGATAATGAGTTTCCAATTGTTGACAAAATGATTGAAGTTGCTGATTATTATGGGTTTGATGGTTGGTTTATTAACCAAGAAACCGACACAGAAGTGACGAGTTTTGATGATGTAAAAGATGGCAAAGAAAAAACAGAGAAGAAATCTGATGAAAAAGGATTATCTAAAGAACATGCTGATTTAATGCAAGAGTTAATTGCTGAATTCAAAACAAAATCAGATGATAAACAAGAAATCATGTGGTATGACTCGATGACCAGTGACGGTAAAATGGATTGGCAAAATGCTTTAACAGATCAAAATAAAGCCTATATGGTAGATGCAGATTTAAATCCATTAGCAGATAGTATGTTCTTAAATTTCTGGTGGAACACAGATAAACTCGCAGAAAAAGAACTACTAAAAGCATCAAATGAAAAAGCCAAAGATTTAAAAGTTAATCCTTATGATTTATATGCTGGAATTGACGTTCAAGAAAATGGCTACATGACGCCTGTTAAATGGGATTTATTTACAGATAGTAAAGGAACACCGTTAACTTCTCTAGGATTATATGTGCCAACATGGACCCATGAATCATCAAGTAATCCAGATGAATTCCAAGAAAAAGAGAGTATGTTTTGGGTCAATGGACAAGGTGACTCAAGTAAGAGTGAATTACCAAAAGGAGAAGAATGGCCTGGTATTTCAACTTTCTCTGTGGAGCAAACAGCGATTACAGAGTTACCATTTGTGACTAATTTTAATCTAGGAAATGGCTTTAATTATTTCATTAACGGGGAAAAAGTTTCAAGTCGTGAATGGAACAACCGAAGCATGCAAGACATTATGCCAACTTACAGATGGCAATTTGAACATAATAAAAACAATAAGCTAGATGTGACAATGGATTACGCAGATGCCTTTAACGGTGGAAATGCTCTAAAACTGCGTGGCAATATGGCTAAAGGTCAACCAAGTCAGATGAAATTATACGAATCAAAAGTTAAACTAGGAAAAGACTTGAAAGTCACAACAACCGCTAAAGCAAATGTTAAAACAGATGTTAATCTTGTTTTGACGTATGATAATAAGAAAACAGAAACCTTTAAAGCAGATAAAGCAATCGGTGAAGAGTGGACAACAGTCTCATATGATGTGAAGAAAGCAGCTGGGAAAACAGTCACAGGAATCGGCTATGAAATCACAGCCCAAGAAAAATCAGATACCTTTGAACTTAAACTAGGTCAACTTTCAATGTTACCAGAAATCAAAAAAGAAGAGTTATCCGTTGATGATTTAACTATTGAAGAAGCAATTTTTGATGAAGAGGAAAGTAACTTTGCTGGAGTACGTTTATACTGGAAAGAATCAAAAGAAGATAGCTTATCTCATTATGAAATTTACCGAGTGAACGAAGACAAAACACGTTCATTCTTAGGAGCAACGCCTTCAAGTAACTTCTACATCAATGCCCTAGAACGACAAAAAGATGTGACAAAAACAAAATTTGAAGTCGTGCCAGTCGATGTTGCAGGTGAGCGTGGTAAGGCCTCTAAAGCAGTGACAATGGATTGGCCAGACAATACCGTACCAAAAGCCAACTTTAGTGCTTCGAGAACATTAATTGCACCAGGGGAAAAAGTGACATTTACTGACAAATCTTCAAGCAATACAGATAGTATTAAGTGGGAATTTGAAGGTGGCGATATTAAGGGTAGTACGGATAAGGAACCCGTAGTAACTTATGCTAAAGAGGGAACTTATTCAGTGAAAATGGTAGCTAAAAACAAATCGGGAGAAACGCCTCTTGAAATGGAAAAATTAATTACTGTCTCAAATGATGCTAAAGGTGATTTAGCTTTATTATCTAAAGGTGCCAAAACAGAAGCCTCTTCTTTTGTGAATGACGGTGAAGCACCACAATTTGCTGTGGATGGAAAAATGGACACTAAATGGTGTGCAACAGGAAACCCTCCACATGCGTTAACCGTTGATTTAGGTAGTGTGAAAACAATTAGTGAAGTTCATATTGGACACGCTGAAGCAGGTGGCGAAGGCCCAGATATGAACACAAGAGCCTACAGTATTGAAGTGAGTGAAGACGGTAAAGAATTTAAACAAGTCACTCGCGTTATCAATAATGAAAAAGGTGAAACGGTGGATACCTTTGCAGCAACTAAAGCACAATTTGTTAGATTTACTGCTGACAAACCAACACAAGGCGCTGATTCTGCCGTTAGAATTTATGACTTTGGTGTTTATGGATTGAAATAA
- a CDS encoding GTPase produces MKLSKSRKIVHIAAVLGGIVCLSPIPFSDSVMLLPIQAWMIMKLYKVNHKKQTDGLIKGIMTSMTLSVIGKGLAGNLIKFIPVIGTFWGIAINVVVAVILTEMVGISVSEGLERNEIDNTNDLMAVLSKATRLIAK; encoded by the coding sequence ATGAAATTATCTAAATCAAGAAAAATTGTCCATATTGCTGCTGTCTTAGGTGGGATTGTTTGTTTAAGTCCGATTCCCTTTTCTGATTCAGTGATGCTACTTCCGATTCAAGCATGGATGATTATGAAACTTTATAAAGTTAATCATAAAAAACAAACAGATGGTTTAATTAAAGGAATTATGACTTCCATGACCCTTTCGGTTATTGGCAAAGGTTTAGCAGGTAACTTGATAAAATTTATCCCAGTAATAGGAACGTTTTGGGGAATAGCAATTAATGTTGTTGTTGCGGTTATTTTGACTGAGATGGTGGGTATTTCTGTAAGTGAAGGGTTAGAAAGAAACGAAATAGATAATACCAATGATTTGATGGCGGTTTTATCTAAAGCAACACGTTTAATTGCTAAGTAA
- the folE gene encoding GTP cyclohydrolase I FolE, producing the protein MDLENKKIIEDAVRQILEAIGENPEREGLKNTPKRVAKMYDEVFGSLTGPEFDDYALFDSRNDDDMVLVKDIQFYSMCEHHLLPFYGKAHVAYIPDGNKVLGLSKLPRLVEYCAKRPSVQEDLTIMIAEQLVKHVPVKGVAVAIEAEHMCMTMRGVKSPHSSTKTFHYTGVFKEDREWKNDFLRALD; encoded by the coding sequence ATGGATTTAGAAAATAAAAAAATTATTGAAGATGCAGTAAGACAAATTTTAGAAGCAATTGGTGAAAATCCTGAACGTGAAGGCTTAAAAAATACCCCAAAACGCGTTGCAAAAATGTATGATGAAGTATTTGGTTCTTTAACAGGTCCAGAATTTGATGATTATGCTTTATTTGATAGTCGCAATGATGATGATATGGTTTTAGTGAAAGATATCCAGTTCTACTCAATGTGTGAGCATCATTTATTACCATTTTATGGAAAAGCTCATGTCGCTTATATCCCAGATGGAAATAAAGTATTAGGTTTAAGTAAATTACCTCGTTTAGTTGAATATTGCGCAAAACGTCCAAGCGTTCAAGAAGATTTAACAATTATGATTGCAGAACAATTGGTGAAACATGTACCAGTTAAAGGTGTAGCAGTAGCAATCGAAGCGGAGCATATGTGTATGACAATGCGCGGTGTAAAAAGCCCTCACAGTTCAACAAAAACGTTCCATTACACAGGTGTCTTTAAAGAAGACCGTGAGTGGAAAAATGACTTTTTAAGAGCACTTGATTAG
- a CDS encoding non-canonical purine NTP pyrophosphatase, translating to MEVIIGTNNQGKLGEIKSSLATSQITFLSYIERLGKEIDFPETGTTFKENALEKAKNYADYLNLPVLADDGGLILEAFPDLLGLKTARFFKKGLNDSQKNQQLFDLMLGEENRKLSLYAAVAYVYPDGKYLLVEEVLQGELTEKEIGDLGYGFDKCFYLPNEKKTLAELPLEERNAYSPRVRALKKIVEQIEKEG from the coding sequence ATGGAAGTAATCATTGGCACAAATAATCAGGGGAAATTAGGAGAAATTAAAAGTAGTCTGGCAACTAGTCAGATTACTTTTCTTTCATATATTGAAAGATTAGGAAAAGAAATTGATTTTCCTGAAACAGGGACGACCTTTAAAGAAAATGCTTTAGAGAAGGCCAAAAACTATGCTGACTACTTAAATCTACCAGTTTTGGCTGATGATGGTGGTCTTATCTTAGAAGCTTTTCCTGACTTACTAGGACTTAAAACGGCTCGTTTTTTCAAAAAAGGATTGAATGATAGTCAGAAAAATCAGCAGTTGTTTGATTTAATGTTAGGTGAAGAAAATCGGAAACTATCACTTTATGCGGCAGTGGCTTATGTTTATCCAGATGGAAAATATTTATTAGTAGAAGAGGTTCTTCAAGGGGAGTTAACGGAAAAAGAAATCGGTGATCTAGGTTATGGATTTGATAAATGTTTTTACTTGCCTAATGAAAAGAAAACCTTAGCAGAATTGCCTTTAGAAGAGCGTAATGCTTATAGCCCAAGAGTGAGAGCATTAAAAAAAATCGTTGAACAAATTGAGAAAGAAGGCTAG
- the folK gene encoding 2-amino-4-hydroxy-6-hydroxymethyldihydropteridine diphosphokinase — translation MTICYLALGSNLGDRVDLLKKAVQLLSEEEKINVLAQSNIYETEPYGDVPQDNYLNAVVKIETTLAPIELLDTTQKIELELGRERLIRWGPRTIDIDLILMDGVTYQDERLTIPHIEVAKRSFVLIPLKDVYEKTALFGKNIEQLISETGNQDEVWKSRESW, via the coding sequence ATGACCATCTGCTATTTAGCTCTAGGCAGTAATTTAGGTGATCGAGTAGACCTTCTAAAAAAAGCTGTGCAATTATTATCAGAAGAAGAGAAGATTAATGTTTTGGCTCAGTCAAATATTTATGAAACTGAGCCTTACGGAGATGTTCCTCAAGATAATTACTTAAATGCCGTTGTAAAAATTGAAACAACGTTAGCTCCGATTGAATTGTTAGATACAACGCAAAAAATTGAGTTAGAATTAGGTCGTGAGCGGTTAATTCGTTGGGGCCCACGTACCATAGATATTGATTTGATTTTAATGGACGGGGTTACTTATCAGGATGAGCGGTTAACTATTCCTCATATTGAAGTGGCAAAGCGTTCTTTCGTTTTAATTCCATTAAAGGATGTTTACGAAAAAACAGCGTTGTTTGGTAAAAATATAGAACAATTAATCAGTGAAACAGGCAATCAAGATGAAGTCTGGAAAAGTCGAGAAAGTTGGTAA